In Paraburkholderia sprentiae WSM5005, a genomic segment contains:
- a CDS encoding glycine C-acetyltransferase has product MRDQYLAHLRGTVEQIRADGFYKSERVIASPQSAGVRLADGSDVLNFCANNYLGLADDARLIEAAKQGLDSDGFGMASVRFICGTQTVHKQLEAALAAFLQTDDCILYSSCFDANGGLFETLLDENDAIISDELNHASIIDGVRLSKAKRFRYRNNDLADLEARLQEADAAGARFKLIATDGVFSMDGIIANLAGICDLADRYGALVMVDDSHAVGFIGEHGRGTPEHCGVMARVDIITGTLGKALGGASGGYVAARKEVVELLRQRSRPYLFSNTLTPSIAAASLKVLELLASDEGARLRARVRENGAHFRRAMSALGFTLVPGEHPIIPVMLGDAQLAGQMADALLKQGVYVIGFSFPVVPRGRARIRTQMSAAHTPEQIDRAIDAFARVGRELGVIHA; this is encoded by the coding sequence ATGCGTGACCAATACCTTGCCCATCTGCGCGGTACCGTCGAACAAATCCGCGCCGACGGTTTCTACAAGAGCGAGCGCGTGATCGCGAGTCCGCAGTCGGCCGGCGTGCGTCTTGCCGACGGCAGCGATGTGCTGAACTTCTGCGCGAACAACTATCTCGGTCTCGCCGACGACGCGCGGCTGATCGAAGCCGCCAAGCAAGGCCTCGACAGCGACGGCTTCGGCATGGCGTCGGTGCGCTTCATCTGCGGCACGCAAACCGTGCACAAGCAACTCGAAGCGGCGCTCGCCGCGTTTCTGCAAACCGACGACTGCATTCTCTACTCGAGCTGCTTCGACGCGAACGGCGGACTGTTCGAAACGCTGCTCGACGAAAACGACGCGATCATCAGCGACGAGCTCAATCATGCGAGCATCATCGACGGCGTGCGGCTGTCGAAGGCGAAGCGCTTTCGCTACAGGAACAACGACCTCGCCGATCTCGAAGCGCGTTTGCAGGAAGCTGACGCGGCTGGCGCGCGCTTCAAATTGATCGCGACCGACGGTGTGTTCTCGATGGACGGCATCATCGCGAACCTGGCCGGCATCTGCGATCTGGCCGACAGGTACGGCGCGTTGGTGATGGTCGACGACTCGCATGCGGTGGGTTTCATCGGCGAACATGGCCGCGGCACGCCCGAGCATTGCGGGGTGATGGCGCGCGTCGACATCATTACCGGCACGCTCGGCAAGGCACTCGGCGGCGCATCGGGCGGCTACGTCGCGGCGCGCAAGGAGGTCGTCGAGCTGTTGCGGCAGCGCTCGCGTCCGTATCTGTTCTCGAACACGCTGACGCCGAGCATCGCCGCGGCGTCGCTGAAGGTACTGGAATTGCTAGCCAGCGATGAAGGCGCGCGGCTGCGCGCGCGCGTGCGCGAAAACGGCGCGCACTTCCGACGCGCGATGAGCGCGCTCGGCTTCACGCTCGTGCCGGGCGAGCATCCGATCATTCCGGTGATGCTCGGCGACGCACAGCTTGCGGGACAGATGGCCGATGCGCTGCTGAAGCAGGGCGTCTATGTGATCGGCTTTTCGTTTCCGGTCGTGCCGCGCGGCCGCGCGCGCATCCGAACGCAAATGAGCGCCGCGCACACGCCTGAACAGATCGATCGCGCGATCGACGCGTTCGCGCGCGTCGGCCGCGAACTCGGCGTGATCCACGCATAG